AAATAAGAGTTTCTGAGCAGAACATAAGAAATATCATTCATTTTCAATTGCTTATTTGGAAATTAACTACAAATTTTTTAATGTGAACAGAAAAATCAAGCACATAAAAGTGAAGCTACAAATTCATCAATGTTCTTATCAGAACTTCCCCCTTCATCTATAGCCTCTTTAGCCAACACCTTCCATCTAAAAGCATTTCTCTTAATCTTTTCTCCTCTGTCTCCCTCCATAATTTCTTTTACAcatttctctatctctttcctcctaATTATCCCCTTTTCATCCAATTCAACTCTTACTCCTATTTCCCATACATCAACCAAAAACTTAGCATTCATGGTTTGATCTGTCCATTGCGGCATTGCGATCATTGGCACTCCCAAGCTCACAGACTCAATGGTTGAGTTCCATCCACAGTGAGTTAGAAAGCATCCTACTGCCTTGTGAGCCAACACCTCCAATTGAGAACACCAAGCTACCACCAACCCTTTCTCTGACTTATCCTCTGCCAAACTCTTGGGGAGCTTGTTTTCCTCTGATTTCCTCACTACCCACAAGAAATAGTGGTTGCTACTAATCAGACCCAATGCTATTTCCTCCATCTGCTCCTCTCCAAGTTCAGAAAGGCTCCCAAAGGATACATAGATGACAGATCCAGCTTCTCTCATGTTTAGCCAGTCCATGTAGGTCTCCTTTCTTGATTCAAAAAGACTCAGACCATAGTCTTTGTCATCTTCTACCCTTTTGTCCAGATAAATTGATGGCACACTTGGTCCAATTGTCTTGATTGGATATATATTTGACATCCATTTAAGCACCTATATGAGAATTCAAAGTTCCAAATCAgtcatcaaacaaaaaaaaaattcaaactgGCTAGATTATTGCAGCACTAAAATGTCTGATTTATGTGAAAACAAACTTTGTGCAGCCATGGGTAGTTTCAAAAAATTTCTAACATGATTGGAAGAAAATGGAGTAAAGAGACTAATATGGAAGAGAAgatattcatgatctctatcATATTGTttagaaagaaaagattttAATTTTCTGGAAGTATTCCAAGCATATGAACTACAAATTAAAAAAACTGTGCAGAGGGATAGCTGTAGGGGTTCCACGGCGAAAGCAATAGTCCCATATTAGAGTCCTTATATGCCTCCACATCAGGCTATTCACATCCAATATGGGATTATTGCTTTCGCGTGGAACCCCAACAATAGCAAGACCTACCTCGTCTTCCAACTTGTCGAACGTGTTAATGAGAACATAATCCGCCTGCTCAACATTTTGGAATTGGTTTAAAACAGAGTCTCGAAAAATTGGATATGAACCCCAGTAATAGACGAAGGAAGGTAGATCATGGGTTTCTAGTACTGGCAATCCAGGAAGGGAGACCGTGGGTCCTTGTACAGGAGTACTCAACAACCCTTTCTTCACATTGTAGTAGATAGCATCAGTGGCACATGACTGAGTAAAGAAGGAGGCTGTAGACAAGCCAAACCTCTTGCCTACTTCTAAGGCCCAAGGCATATGAGAATCATAGATGAGACACTTGAAAGGGTAGCCAGAGCTTTGCTGTCTCTCAATTAGTTCAGCTAAGCTTTCTGAACCCACAACTTTGAAACGCTCAAAATACACTTCTGGGCTTTTAATTGCATCCATGCCACCTTCATCAAAGCCATCAGATATGCCCTCAACTCTAACATTGTTGACTTCAATGTGAGCAGATTTGGTGATGAAGATAGTCGGGGCTAGAGTAACTTTGAGTCCCCTGGAAGCTAACCTCTTACAGAATTGCAGCAATGGGTTTATGTGGCCTTGAGATGGAATTGGGAAAGCTAGAACATGGGTTTCCTCTGCTCCCTCTTCCTTCATGTTTCTCTCCCTCTAGAGTATGTGTGTGTGGTTTGCTTGTTAGACTTGTAAGTATATAGAGAAGTGAAGAGATTTGAGTGGTTGCTGAATAGTCTTCCGtacaagaaaaaatggaaatgttCACTTGGGCTCCAAGGAAATAATTCTTGTTTTGCATCTATCTATGCTTTTTGCCGCTCCAGTGATGCCAAAGAATCGTTGACATCACTGCCTACGTTATCAATTGGAAAAACTCACGAGTGTTTGACTGTGATCTCATAGATGATAGATTCATGAATAGTTTGGCCACTTATAGGAGGCTTGATTGGGTAAGAGGATAAGAAATCTGTCAAGAGAACAAACAGGACAAAATGGCAGCCTTGTTTGACTATGAACTCATAGATGATAAATTCAATCGAGTGACAGTGTGATACAATGCCACCAGGGTAGGCTACAActtgggggttggggggatCTTAAAAGTGCGTGCAATAGGATGGGAACCCAATACCTGCCTCTTGAAAGGGAATGAATGAAGTCATTTTTCATGCATATGGTCACATTtattaaattgaaaattttatatggtcaaatattaatatataagacatgaaagaaattaattaagaaTAGATGGGAATTCATTGTAATTCTTTGTTCTCGctgttgggatttaaaatataatcgCAAGTGTACAGATTAGTATAGTTACGGGTCGAACATAAGAAGAAccgtcactttattttttttattttttttaataatatgaaagtgaaccaattaatggtgatgatctaattctaattaccgtcctaaacatatgtatctaaaataacgtcttaaccattcgtcatctaagaatttaaagacgcaaaccaagcaattaaaattaaataaataaataattgaaaataaataatccacataatttaaaaataaataaataaataaagaaaaaaatgctaaaatcaaaataaagtaaaagaaatgggagaaagctaaagagagactcacaagtaggtttctctacttagcccaagggatgcatcataatatgagcttccctacttgaccagagagtcattcttacaagggttactctacttagctttagggaaagggaaataattaaaataaaagcaataaattgatagttttatggctaagaggggcaaagccaacacatacactagccatgaaccttgggggaaagggatagcaataatgtaacgactgaaattaaaattctaaattaagaaaaaaatggtaatcagaagagggaatgagagaggggagagaagactactaaaggagcctacttacttgaatcaatgattGAACTTAAAAGCTTGGgtaatttgagatactaccagtactaaaaccagatctgaaataaaccaaatttgaaatttcttgtactagagaaaacaaatcttaaaaaaaaacctgaacttgaaaaaaaaaatgctccatggctcatgatcttgtcacctagatctaagcctagaactataactttaaaaattacaactcaattgcataaatcataaatataaaaggttgaataagaataaaagagtgtttgcattaattgacataaaaaactattacaaaagtgattaaagcaaaaatagagaagagctaaaactaaagagtgaaagagggagagagagaagaaaactaagcataaactagaaaataaactaaggggaataataatcaataggaggggggaggaaagggcttttatagggcttttgtcttgcctccttccttctacaagtcttctttaagaaaagaaagaaaattaaattaaattaaatcttggtaaaaatcttcattctctgagatattgtgtgaggaaagagagaatatgtttccaaaattaacaaattctattatttttttacaatattcaccaatatcttgcaatcttgattaaatcataaaggaatctctgcatagcatcttcaagatcttgtgaggtagCAATGCGAGAAAATAattttcaggattttgtaggagaaatgatgtggtaccaatgaatgggtcccacctttggactggttcttgattcactttaagcactttctcttgtagacttagaaactaaaaaaaacaaaaaaaataaaagtagtactatccaaaatggggcaaaatgtacacttatatccctaagatttcacacattattgtacTCAGCATACACGTTCATTACAAAAGttaaaaatcctaaaaagaCATGGATTAAGAAAGCTTGCTTCTCAAGAGTCAACTCAGCAATACATTGCCGAAATTCTGTTACTTCTCTCTCACGTTAATGTCCTCCATGGGAGCTAGATGTGCACCTCTGTTGGGCTGGGCATCATCacagattttctctctcctctaaagTTTTGATACGACTTAATATGGAAGCTATGGattgaaaaaatcaaaaacacTCTTTACTAGCTATGTAACCGAATAACACAAAAATgcaaaggggaaaagaaagcgCAGTGATCTTCAAAACAATAGCCATCGGTTGAAGGGGTTCCATGCTAAAACTTCTAGCCTTCTAAAAGGCTGAGTCAGCCTTGTAGTTGGCGCCAACCATGGTCATGTAATTCATACAGGGGCTGGCTACAATTGGTCTGGGCTCGCTTTTCTATACGGGCCTTTGATACGGGCTGGGCATGTCGGCCGTGGGCTTCCGAGCTGTTATGGCTTGATGGTGTGGGCTGCTGCCTGCTATGTTGAGGGCTGGACTTCTCAAAACAATGTGAGGCAGAAGTGCtaatattcattgatttgtaacaaaTCCTtttacagtaaaaaaaaaatggagatttaattcatcaatttataatctcataatcatttatttttttatcggtttccttcggtttggttattgatCGGTTTAGTTTGAAACGGTTTTCAtccggtcccaacataccttaGTCCAAAACATcggattggtttggttcggtttgggtTTTATCGATCGGTTTCGATCGATTTTGATCGGTTTTATtggttcgggctaggttttgacatccctactatgtgatatgtacagttgagatggtggtaattgttatttgaacattcatcttttttagtcataatttaattgatttgaactcgCTAAACTTGGGTTGTGTAGGCATAGTCTAATTGATTTGTGTTTCATGGGTTAAAGACCAAGTACCTTAATAACTTGGTGTtttgcccatctttggcttaatccattgtAACTATGGGATATTTCTTTGTTatgcccatctttggcttaatccattttaattatgggatatttctttgctatgcccatctttgccACATTTTATTAGTATTgctcttcaagcacatttaagagaccaattttaaagaggacccatTTAAAggccgtttaaagttaaataggtctatagctcGGTTAATGCCCGATTAAGGCCCATTTATGgcagcccgattaaagcccaagACCGACTGGCTCGATTATCAACCATACCATGCCCACGCTTACTAAGACTGTCTAGCTAAACGGGCATTCACAGTGTAGCCCCAGAAATTGGACTAgctgttgggtcccgattgacactgagaggggggggtgaatcagtgtgccaaatattttttcactttccaactgtacccctgatgtggcaatcactattttcacttcaatagcacagtctattgatgctgcccagagctgctatgtatactattgaccattcttactgttgcatgaaacttactcacataacatgtattgctgcccagagctgtcccataaacctcacacggtaatcactgtcacatacatacacagtcgtatgcacatccacactgcaccaccaagtggtcaggtctaccagatgtacacacccattctgcagccaagcactccaatccacaatacaaatacgagcatacacatccacaacacaagaaatacgtgcttcggccagttgcctacatgcacggagtaatgcccactgtcgggctcagcatttactcaatactaattatgactgcacccacagccaagggaacacattcccagtttccaccaatgacatacaatggctagatcttcaccctagttttctcagaatgatctgagaggccgcacccacggcaaataggtttaggtagttgtacctaccaaggaacacatagcccctgtgtccagcacccactgaacacgaataaaataaagttgggcttataacaatgccctatagtgaagcactcatacatgcaaatttcccccaaatagactacaactatcacttaggcattttatcaaacatcttgcctacaatgatttataataatggaaatttggcaaaagtgaggttaccttggcaaggagtaaccgtcgggatgcaataatgtcgatctccacttgatgcggaccacaatcacgttgtctcggtgccgccaatgcttcaaccccggttggcacttgggttttttgaagcaactcacaagaaccaaattctaggttcttcttcttcttctttcttttctccttgtctttactttcatggagtaacaatggcattcacattcacattcacacacacacaaagagaggaaaaaacttcttatctatttccctcttcttctcttctcttctattttcttttcttttctcttggcaacaaccaataggacttgctaccttggtttccagcagcttcctaagcctctaatggtggctatggatgaagtgcaagaggatggaagtgtttcattcaaacatttagccttccacgagcttcaactcgtttttccgaccacctcagcaacctatctgcctgatttcttccctcagatgtgtagagctcggagagatgaagaatctccaacttgaatcactcaaatccgacttaaaatgagggagatatgaccttttgaagttggagcaatgagatagcccgaaatggaatcttcgtacgggtggcgtaggctacaccggcggcgcccgcaacaggggcgaaatctgaccgtagatctcatataagagatcttataatccaagccgtccgattaaaccaacggacaacagatccaaaccgttagatttgaatctcgatgacgtcatcatgacgtaggcgctgacatcgtcagaagtgttgtcgatctatgatttgttgcttttccggattttaagggagcttgtctcccactcacaaaagtgaaaatgcatattgaccgttggatccgaatcttccatgatggctttaatcagatttcatgagatcattaagatcggaatcctttttataccttctatacacgcgcgaaacacaataacataccttgatatagtgtagcgccagtgcatcaagaattatgcatctaaccaatcaaatcccacgcgcaagcatctatctcgtccatatcacaccaaaatctcagcagcctttggatgggcatcaagcctacgtagtcgaatcttggccgtccatttcacttccctttacttctctttattacaatcaagccctgcctccatatgtttcagtgcttaaagaccccttgcaactcagaccttcaaaatctttaaattacacaaaagcccttcgaatttcaaaaataaattccgaaaaacccacccaacaccgagagcaactgatggattttcggtttggattttcgaaccgattttacggaaacgcttataactttttcatacgatatccgatcgatatgaaacgaagtgcgttggaatcgtaactggatgctctacgacttttcagaagactcaatcatctgaatcatccatgtaaaaagaccaaaatgcccctacacctttccaatgacgtatctttctcatacggaatcggaatgcgatgaaatcagaaccgttggaaagattgtatttttgtcgtattgttacatgtagaacacttcctttaaaaaattcatcttcaatgccgaaactacccttgactgccataaatgccgtaacttcttcatacggtatcggaatgtgacgaaatcaaatgcattggactaggaaaattacaatctatatttttcatgaagaaccgatcttccaaaaatgtcattttcattaccgaaaataccctcgatcgtaaataggccaattttgccagttttgaccaagaaacccgcaccacctattaatgatgtattaaaccactccatgcataccaagctgctctgttatctcatcggtgacactggatactgccatgtcatcattttcatccacgtcacccaaactgaccacgtcatcaccgccacgtggccgagttgccaacaaggacaaccataaaacaacaataaggacgatagctcggtagaatgtagcctaggcacgggggcaaacatctggcacttgacacatttcctgaccagtgattctacgtcctttctcattgtcggccagtacaggccctgccttagtactttgtgcgccagggcccgggctccaaggtgttggccacatatccc
This is a stretch of genomic DNA from Macadamia integrifolia cultivar HAES 741 unplaced genomic scaffold, SCU_Mint_v3 scaffold2201, whole genome shotgun sequence. It encodes these proteins:
- the LOC122066054 gene encoding mogroside IE synthase-like, with amino-acid sequence MKEEGAEETHVLAFPIPSQGHINPLLQFCKRLASRGLKVTLAPTIFITKSAHIEVNNVRVEGISDGFDEGGMDAIKSPEVYFERFKVVGSESLAELIERQQSSGYPFKCLIYDSHMPWALEVGKRFGLSTASFFTQSCATDAIYYNVKKGLLSTPVQGPTVSLPGLPVLETHDLPSFVYYWGSYPIFRDSVLNQFQNVEQADYVLINTFDKLEDEVLKWMSNIYPIKTIGPSVPSIYLDKRVEDDKDYGLSLFESRKETYMDWLNMREAGSVIYVSFGSLSELGEEQMEEIALGLISSNHYFLWVVRKSEENKLPKSLAEDKSEKGLVVAWCSQLEVLAHKAVGCFLTHCGWNSTIESVSLGVPMIAMPQWTDQTMNAKFLVDVWEIGVRVELDEKGIIRRKEIEKCVKEIMEGDRGEKIKRNAFRWKVLAKEAIDEGGSSDKNIDEFVASLLCA